From the genome of Capricornis sumatraensis isolate serow.1 chromosome 17, serow.2, whole genome shotgun sequence, one region includes:
- the RNF34 gene encoding E3 ubiquitin-protein ligase RNF34 isoform X1: MKAGATSMWASCCGLLNEVMGTGAVRGQQSGFAGGTGPFRFTPNSDFSAYPPASAEGPNIVCKACGLSFSVFRKKHVCCDCKKDFCSVCSVLQENLRRCSTCHLLQETAFQRPQLMRLKVKDLRQYLILRNIPIDTCREKEDLVDLVLCHRRLGSEDDLDTSSLNSSRSQTSSFFTHSFFSNYTAPSATASSFQGELMGGDRTLGSGALAQEPSEIASANTEDDDDDDDDDDDDDDDDEENLEERTPGLAKKRVRASLSDLSSLEDVEGMSVRQLKEILTRNFVNYSGCCEKWELVEKVNRLYKENEENQKSYGERLQLQDEEDDSLCRICMDAVIDCVLLECGHMVTCTKCGKRMSECPICRQYVVRAVHVFKS; the protein is encoded by the exons ATGAAG gCGGGTGCTACGTCTATGTGGGCTTCGTGCTGTGGGCTACTGAACGAAGTCATGGGGACTGGAGCTGTCAGGGGCCAGCAATCTGGATTTGCAGGAGGCACTGGTCCATTCAGATTTACACCAAATTCTGATTTTTCTGCTTACCCACCAGCATCTGCAGAAGGGCCTAATATAGTTTGCAAAGCCTGTGGACTTTCATTTTCAGTCTTTAGAAAGAAG CACGTATGTTGTGACTGCAAGAAAGATTTTTGCTCCGTGTGTTCAGTCTTACAAGAAAATCTCCGTAGATGTTCCACTTGTCACTTATTACAAGAGACGGCCTTTCAGCGCCCTCAGTTAATGCGACTGAAAGTGAAGGATCTCCGACAGTATCTCATCCTTCGAAACATACCAATCGATACCTGTCGGGAGAAAGAAGACTTGGTGGACCTGGTCCTGTGCCACCGTCGGCTGGGCTCTGAGGACGACTTGGACACAAGCAGTCTCAATTCCTCAAGGTCCCAGACTTCTAGCTTTTTTACACACTCATTTTTTTCAAACTATACAGCCCCGTCTGCTACCGCATCTTCGTTTCAGGGAGAGCTTATGGGTGGAGACCGGACCTTAGGATCTGGAGCGCTGGCACAG GAGCCCAGTGAAATAGCTTCAGCAAACACAGAAGACGATGACGATGATGACGACGATGATGACGATGACGACGACGATGATGAAGAAAACTTGGAGGAGCGG ACGCCTGGCCTCGCCAAGAAGAGAGTGAGAGCTTCTCTGTCTGACCTGTCAAGCCTTGAGGACGTGGAAGGGATGAGCGTGCGCCAGCTGAAGGAGATCCTGACTCGGAATTTCGTCAACTATTCTGGCTGCTGTGAAAAATGGGAGCTAGTAGAGAAAGTAAACCGGTTATacaaagagaatgaagaaaacCAAAAGTCAT ATGGCGAGCGGCTGCAGCTGCAGGATGAGGAGGACGACAGCCTGTGCCGGATCTGCATGGATGCCGTCATCGACTGCGTCCTGCTCGAGTGCGGCCACATGGTCACGTGCACCAAGTGCGGCAAGCGCATGAGCGAATGCCCCATCTGCCGGCAGTACGTGGTGCGCGCTGTGCACGTGTTCAAATCCTGA
- the RNF34 gene encoding E3 ubiquitin-protein ligase RNF34 isoform X2, which translates to MKKAGATSMWASCCGLLNEVMGTGAVRGQQSGFAGGTGPFRFTPNSDFSAYPPASAEGPNIVCKACGLSFSVFRKKHVCCDCKKDFCSVCSVLQENLRRCSTCHLLQETAFQRPQLMRLKVKDLRQYLILRNIPIDTCREKEDLVDLVLCHRRLGSEDDLDTSSLNSSRSQTSSFFTHSFFSNYTAPSATASSFQGELMGGDRTLGSGALAQVRGEIASANTEDDDDDDDDDDDDDDDDEENLEERTPGLAKKRVRASLSDLSSLEDVEGMSVRQLKEILTRNFVNYSGCCEKWELVEKVNRLYKENEENQKSYGERLQLQDEEDDSLCRICMDAVIDCVLLECGHMVTCTKCGKRMSECPICRQYVVRAVHVFKS; encoded by the exons ATGAAAAAA gCGGGTGCTACGTCTATGTGGGCTTCGTGCTGTGGGCTACTGAACGAAGTCATGGGGACTGGAGCTGTCAGGGGCCAGCAATCTGGATTTGCAGGAGGCACTGGTCCATTCAGATTTACACCAAATTCTGATTTTTCTGCTTACCCACCAGCATCTGCAGAAGGGCCTAATATAGTTTGCAAAGCCTGTGGACTTTCATTTTCAGTCTTTAGAAAGAAG CACGTATGTTGTGACTGCAAGAAAGATTTTTGCTCCGTGTGTTCAGTCTTACAAGAAAATCTCCGTAGATGTTCCACTTGTCACTTATTACAAGAGACGGCCTTTCAGCGCCCTCAGTTAATGCGACTGAAAGTGAAGGATCTCCGACAGTATCTCATCCTTCGAAACATACCAATCGATACCTGTCGGGAGAAAGAAGACTTGGTGGACCTGGTCCTGTGCCACCGTCGGCTGGGCTCTGAGGACGACTTGGACACAAGCAGTCTCAATTCCTCAAGGTCCCAGACTTCTAGCTTTTTTACACACTCATTTTTTTCAAACTATACAGCCCCGTCTGCTACCGCATCTTCGTTTCAGGGAGAGCTTATGGGTGGAGACCGGACCTTAGGATCTGGAGCGCTGGCACAGGTACGAGG TGAAATAGCTTCAGCAAACACAGAAGACGATGACGATGATGACGACGATGATGACGATGACGACGACGATGATGAAGAAAACTTGGAGGAGCGG ACGCCTGGCCTCGCCAAGAAGAGAGTGAGAGCTTCTCTGTCTGACCTGTCAAGCCTTGAGGACGTGGAAGGGATGAGCGTGCGCCAGCTGAAGGAGATCCTGACTCGGAATTTCGTCAACTATTCTGGCTGCTGTGAAAAATGGGAGCTAGTAGAGAAAGTAAACCGGTTATacaaagagaatgaagaaaacCAAAAGTCAT ATGGCGAGCGGCTGCAGCTGCAGGATGAGGAGGACGACAGCCTGTGCCGGATCTGCATGGATGCCGTCATCGACTGCGTCCTGCTCGAGTGCGGCCACATGGTCACGTGCACCAAGTGCGGCAAGCGCATGAGCGAATGCCCCATCTGCCGGCAGTACGTGGTGCGCGCTGTGCACGTGTTCAAATCCTGA